The DNA sequence TGTTCCCGCCGGGAATACTGTGTCATAGTGGCTGAGGACAATGATGCCTCCGCTATCCTGTTCCGGACCAATAGAAAGGGATAAGATATCGGAACCATCCGTCAATCTCGTGCGTGAAGGGCGGATGCCCGTCCTTCTCTCAATTATTCCCGAGATGGTGCCTGCGCATGCATTTAGTAGCTTAACGTTTCCAGACGGGCTCTCCTGTTCCACGATGGCCTTCAGGTCAGCTAGCATCTCAGGAAGGTTTGCCGTAAAATAACCAAGTGTTTCTGCTGCCGTTTTACCATTCGTAAATAACACCACTTTCGACAGTATATTCGTTCATGGCTTTCTCGTCCACGATATAACCTGCCCCCGGTTCACTGGATGGCGAAATTCTTCCATCCTTCATGGTGAATGGGTTCGCCACGATATCCCTGTGAAAGTACCTTGAATTGGGGGATGTGTCTCCCGGGTAGTCGATAAGTGATGATGAGGCCAGGCTCACGTTATATGACCTGCCGATCCCCGTTTCAAGCATTCCACCGACCCATACATGAGCCTTGAATTCCCTGCAGATTTCGGCAATTTTCATCGAATTCCCCAATCCGCTAACCCTTCCCGGCTTTATGTTTATAACGCTGCATGCCCCTATTTCCAGAGCTTTCAGCGCCTTCTCCGGAGACGTGATCGACTCATCGAGGCAGATTGGAGTGCTTATCTCCTTTGCCAGCCTGCCGTGATAAATAAGATCGTCGTGATCAAATGGTTGTTCAATATATTTCAGGTTGTACCTGTCTATTTTCCTGAGGGTATCCATATCCTTGATTGAATAGTCTGAGTTTGCATCTGCCGTAAGCACTATATCAGGGAAGGCATCTCTAACGGCGGAAAGGATCTCTATTTCCCTCCCTCTCTTTATCTTCACCTTTATCCTGCGGTAACCCATCCTGACGGAATCATCCACCCTGGCAATCAGTGATTTGATGCTTTCCATGCCGATTGACACTCCCACTTCCGCGTATCCCTTCCCATGCCCAAGCATGCTGTGCAATGACTTGCCGGCCTTCCTTGCTTCGTGATCCCAGAGAAGCATCTCCAGGGCTGCCTTTGCCATGTTGTGCCCCTTGATCAGAGATGCACTCCTGGTGAATTCATCGTGGTCCCCGGCAGAAGCAACCATCTTCCCCAGATAACCCTTGATGATGGACATAACTGTTGAATTGGATTCGTAACTGTAAAACGGGTCAACATCTGTCACGCACTCAGAATAGCTTGTTATCCCGTCCTTTTCGAGCCTGAATATTATGGGTACCCTTTCAGTCTGCCTTCCGAAACTTGTCTCAAATGGAAAAATCAGTGGCATGCGCAGTATTCTGTATGAGAGCCTTCCGTTCATGTCACGGAATACGGGGAAATGATTATTAAGAATTATCCCCGGAACAAATTTAAAACCTCCACTCCATATTGCCAGTCATGAGGATAGAGGAGATCAAAGATCCGGACGAGATCAGGGAGATTGTGCCTATCATAAAGTCCGCCTGGGGATTCACGGAACTTGACAGCCTGGTCAAGGATATTGTCGTAGCCATGAAGTTCCATGGCGGGGTAGTTATCGGTGCCTATGATGGCGACAGGCTTGTAGGAATGAACTTCGGCTTTCCCGGCAGAAGAAACAATTACGATTATCTCTATTCACACATGACCGGTGTCCTGGAGGATCAGAAATATTCAGGCATTGGGTACAGGATGAAAATGTACCAGAAGGAGTGGGCCAGATCACATGGCTACGATATGATAGCCTGGACATACGATCCCCTGATGTCCCTCAATGCCAACTTCAACATCCACAAACTGGGTGCGTTTTCAAGGACTTTCCTCACAAACTTCTATGGGGAGATGGGTGACAGAATAAACGCCGGAATCAGGACGGACAGGTTTGTAGCGGAACTCTGGCTGGAACTTGAAAGACCGATTGTGAAGGGAGAGGCAGAAATAGCCCTTGACATGGATGGAGTCGTAAGTAAACGCATTACTGAAATAGCCGCTCACAGTGGCAGGGCCATTGTACACGTACCGGAAAACTTCAATGAAGTAAAGAAAATGGACTCCGCTGAAGCTGCAATGTGGAGGGAAGCTTCAAAGAAAGTGTTTGAGAGCCTCTTCAACGCCGGCTTTGTTGCCCTGGACTTTCATCGCGGTGAAAATCCGCACTATACCCTTGCCAGAGGTGATTTCCTGCCGGAGAAGATGAGGAAGAACGTGTTCAAGTGACTTCAGATAAACTGAGTGATACCCCGGAGAAACCATCCGCCAGGAGATCAATGGGTTCTACTTATTATCAATCTCTCCTGTATCTTTGCTGAAAATTAACAAAGAATTCACCACGTATATGACAATACAGTTATATAACTAAATGGCATTGGCAAACAAGGTGACAAAATGGCCGAACAGGAACTGGATAGAAATGAATTGCCCGAATTGAAGCCGAGGATGATACCATCAGCAGAGCTTATGCCCGAGGTTGTACAACACATCCAGGGGCTATACACGGCAGCATTCAGGGGAGGCGTGCCCCCAGGCACAATAACCCTCATGCACTTGAGGATCAGCCAGATAAATGGATGCAGCTTCTGCGTTGCCAGCGGGTCCAGGGAAGCGCTGGACAGGAAAGAAACTCCTGAAAGAGTTTATTCTGTGGCAGCATGGAGAGAAGCTCCATATTACACCAACGCTGAGCGTGCTGCTCTTGCACTGGCTGAGGCAGTGACAAGAATTGCCGACAGACCAGACCCTGTTTCAGATGAAGTCTGGAATGAGGCAAGAAAATACTATGATGAAAAGGGAATGTCTGCCCTCCTGATTGCAATAGCAATCACCAACGTTTTCAACAGGTTCAACGTTCCATTGAAGACGGTAGCCGGGACGATGCCTGCATCGGATCAGTAACCCCATGGATCATTATTTATGGAAAGGTGAAATTATTTGTAGCAGAACGTGGTTAAACCCACGCATTATTTTCAAAAAATCGGGGTAGGGAAAAATGGATGTCTTTACAGCTTTATCGGACCCGACCAGACGGGCCGTAATGGATATTCTCAGCCAAAAGCCTCTCACAGCTGGAGAGATTGGGTCGCACTTTTCCAATCTGACACAACCGGGAATGTCAAAACATCTTGGGGTGCTGAAGAAAGCCAGGCTTGTCAAGGTAACTGTAAAGGCCCAGCAGCGCGTATATTCGTTGAACAGGGAAGGTTTCATGGAACTGGAAGAGTGGATATCCAAGTACAGGGTTTTCTGGAAAGCAAACCTTGACAGCCTTGGAGAATTTCTGGACAGCCATGGCAGTGAGGATTAATGACGAGCGAAATCCGTCCAGGGGACCTGGGAAAGATTACTTTTGTTGATGAACAGGCAAGCATTGAGTTTCAGAGGTTCTACGCTCATGCGCCCGAGAAGGTCTGGGCGGCAATTACCGACAACAGCAGGCTCGTATCGTGGTTTATCACGAAGGTAAGAATAGAGCCGGGGTTTGGCGGCCTGGTTGAGTCATGGTTCGGGTTTCCTCCACACCATGTCATAGGTAAGATAAAAGTGTGGGATCCGCCACACCTGCTGGAGCATGAGTGGAACATTGAGCCAAGCCAGGCACTCCCCGATGGAGAATTCTCAATTATGAGATGGGAACTGGAAAGAGTCGATGGTGGGACTATCCTAACACTCAAACACAGGAACCTCACAAGGCAGACGGTTTCAGGGATTAGAAGAGGACTCGATCCAGCACCCGCAGAGCATCTCATTCTGGACAGGTTGGAAGCATACCTCTCCTCCAACCCTGCCAGCAATACCCCTGCAAGGATGAGTGAATTGATGGCGGAGTACCATAAAATGCGCCATAAGCTCTGATAAAGCGTTACGACTGTTGCCTTTGAAGAGATCCGCAAAGCATTGTCCCTGAAATTTTGTAATATTGCTGAAATGAACAGACCTCCTGCAGGAATGTCGGTGAATACAAGCTGGAAATATCCCTGAATTCATTGATTGAGTGACTCCCGGGCTTCGGTTGCCGAGCCCTTGCACCGGAAAAACTGAAAACCATTGATGGCATGTAATATCTTATATCGTACTGCTGAAGAGGCTCATGAGGGTCATCCGGTGATCTATTGCAGGCATGAGGCAAGCGCATGGTAAATCTGACCTTCTTAGCCTCGAAATGCCGGTTATGCATGATAGCTGGAGCACCAACAGGGAATAGGCACCCGTCAGGGACCGGGGGTCAAGAAAACAATAAGGATAAAAGGCTGTCAAATATCCAGTCCAAGTCGAATGGCGAATTCCTCTTTGAGGAGGCTGGTGCCTCCGTTCATACAGATTATGATTCTGCAGCTTCTTGCAAATTTCACCAACAATTCATATGCTCCCCTGTCAATATTCATAAAAGGAACGTTCAACATAAATTCCGTTGAACTTGGCCTGATAACAAGTTCTGTCTTTCTCGGATCCCTGCTGGCTGCCAACATAGGGGGAATAATGGTAGACAGGCTTGGCTCCATGACTGCACTTAAGATTTGCTTCTTCCTGCTTTCACTGGGGTCACTTGTCGCATTTACTGCACAGACCTACTTTGTTGTGGTCATTGGATATATTGTCATCGGATTTGGCTATGGGATAGTTACTCCTGCCACCAACAGTGCAATTATAAATGAGTATTATCCAAAACACGCTGTACCCATGGGCGTCAAGCAAGCTGGCGTGCCCATCGGTGCTGCGCTATCTGCAATAGTTCTCCCATTGATTGCCATCAGATTCTCGCTGAGAGATGCTTTCCTAGCAATGATGGCACTGGCATTTGTCATAGCCATGATTATCAGGAAGTCAGGGATCATGCCGAGGCAGGAAAGAGCCAGGAGCCAGTTCAACCGGACATTCTTCAATGCGCTCAGGAACCATAACCTTGTAATGATAAGTATTGTTGCAATATTCCTGTCTCTTGGCCAGCAGTCTATATTCACCTATTTTGTCGTATTCCTCAAATTCAGGGGATATGAGGTGTTTTTTGCAGAGCTGATGCTGGCAGTCATGCTGGCCGGAGCAGTCGCAGGAAGGGTTGCATGGCCAATACTTAGCCAGTATGTTTTTCACTTGAACCAGAGGGCGTTGCTGCTGGTCATAGTTGTACTTTCCGGGATAATGCTGATCCTGGTTCCCATTGAGGCATCTGAATGGTATCTTACCTCAATTGGATCGTTTTTCCTGGGTTTCACCGCTGTTGCTTGGAACTCGACCTACGTCACGATAATATCCGAAGAGGCACCGAGGGAGAATGTTGGAGTTTACAGCGGTGCAGCCCTCAGCATAATGTACATAGGCGTGATTGTTGGCACCCCTCTGTACGGTTATATCATTGACACGGTGACCTATACAACAATGTGGAGGACTGCAGGCTCGCTGCTTCTTGCAGTTTCTCTTTTGCTTTTACTGTATGAGCTGAAATCACGCAGGGACGCCAGGAAAAAGTCAAGCCCGTAATTTATATTCGCTGCTAAACAATATTTTTATTCACCGAGTCCTGAGGATATATTATGAAAATTGGGGATGACGATTTCTCGGACCTGGTGACATACTTCTCAAACCTTTTCAGGCTGAAGAAAATGCGGACAATTCAGGTGGATAAATACGCAATCTCTTATCAGGGTTGTGATATCTTCAAAGGGAACGACACTGATGATGTTGTCCGAAAGAACGGCTTTCCAGAGATGAACGATATCGACAGGATAAGGAGCATTATTTTTTCCGTCACCGGAATCGTCCCGAATATGGAAATCAGTGTCAAGGTCTCCTGGGATTACGTGGAATTTACACCGGATCCTGATCCGATCGCCGCCGAGGACTTCCTGAACCAGCTGGACAGGTCAACTTTCAGGTATTTCTAGAATATTGCATTAAAATATGCAGAAAACTTTTAAATATGTGTATTAGAATAGGATTTCATGGATGAACAGTCAAGGCTCAGTTACACCGGTAACGTTGCAGCAGGAATCGTGGCTGGATTAGCTATCATCGTTCTGCTGATCAACCTGAGTTTCTTCGTCATCCTCGTCGCAGGAATCGTGGCGGGACTCATAGCACGCGGAGCAGCAAGAGGGGCCGTTGCAGGTGCCATTTCAGGAGCTGTACTTTCAATTGCGGTTATCGTACTTGCAATACTTGGATCCAGTGCAATGAGCGTCTTCACGCCGTATGCATCATACTCAACAATAATTTCCAGCGACCTTTCACTTGTTTCATATTTAACCGGGTTAGGCAACACTGCAATGTACATCAGGCTGGTCGTATTTGGCATCGTGTTCCAGGGTGTTGGTGGTACGATCGGAGGCTTGCTTCTTCCACACCAGGTCTGGTCAAAGGTTTCCAGTAACAAAGCTTAAGTTTTTCGACCAGTTCGACAGGAATGTTTACCAGGAGAGGAGATACAGGCGAAACCGATACCCCGCTTAAGAAGAGGGTTGGCAAGGCATCGCCGCTCGTTGAATTCGAGGGGACGCTTGACGAAGCCATTTCTTTCATCGGCAACGCACTGGTCCTGACCAGGTGGGATGATGTCAGGCAGGATCTGGGTGCTGCACAGGAAGATCTTTATGCACTGGGCGAGGACGTGTCCGCAGAGGGGAATGCACGGACTATAAAACCTGAAAGGGTAGACTGGCTTGAACTGCGAACGAGAGAATACAAGGCAGAGATTGGGAAAGTGAGGTTGTTCGTGATTCCGGGAGGATCGGTTGAGGCAACCTCAATGCACATGGCCAGAACAGTTACAAGAAGGCTTGAGAGACTGGCAGTCTACCTTTCTACCGAGATGAAGATCAACAGGTTCGTGATGATCTACCTCAACAGGCTGTCCTCACTCCTGTTCATGACTGCACTTTTATCCAATCGGCGCCTTGGAATAGAAGAGAGGATATGGGACATCAGGAGAGAGTCGTAGCGGCTTCCATGAGTTCCCGCCTGCTCAGTTCATTGAAAGGACCGAATCTATCGGCAAAATTCCTGACAATTTCCCTGATCACCGCGGATCGTTCCAGTGGAACGTAACCCATCACGGCAGGGTCCAGCCCGCAAGGATTCACCGCAGTAAAACCTTCTATGGGCTCCCTGGTAAGATTCAGTGCGAATCCATGGTAGGAGATATTACCGTCTATAGCCATACCGATTGACGCAACCTTCCTGTCCGGGTTTCTGATCCATATGCCCGGTTCCTCTCCAACATATGACTCATATCCAAAAAACCTGAGGGTATCCATTATGACTCCTTCCACGGAGTGCACAAATTTCCTCACATCCCTCTTCCCGTCTTTCTCTGTGTTAAATATTATGTATGACACGAGCTGGCCTGGAGAATGATACGTCACGTCACCGCCCCTGTCCGTTTTCACAACCTCAACTCCGTTGAAGTTCTTCGGATCCGCCTTTCTTCCAATTGTATATACCGGAGGGTAATGCTCCAGGAAGAGGAGGACATTCCCCACCTTTCCAGCTTTCCTTAAGCTCACCAGTTTCATCTGCAGATCCAGGCAATCCGCATATGAAATCCTGCCCAGGTCAGTGTGCAGGTTTGAAGTGGAGAGGTTTTCCATATGCCGCTTCCGCTGATTCCTTAACGCCTTCTGATACAGTCGGATGCGGGTGTATTGTGAGTCCTATGTCCATGGCGTTGAGACCGGATTCCACCGCCAGTGAAATTTCTGAGATCATTTCTGAGGCGTGAGGCGCTACGATCCCTGCACCCTTGACGTTCCCATTCCCGTCGTGATATATCCTGAACCCGCCGATTGTTGCGTTCATGCTGAGTGCCCGGCCGTTTGCGGCGACCGGAAAATAAGTTTCAGCCTTGGATTTTGAGCCTGTGTATGCAATTTCCGGATCCGAGTATATGACGTATGGCATCGCCAGGTAGTCAACTTCGCTGTCAATACCGCATATATTATCAGATGCTATGTCCGCGTCGTAATATGCCTTGTGTGCCAGCATGGGCTGGCCGGATACATCGCCTATTGCGTATACATTTGGATTGCTTGTCCTCTTCCTGGTGTCTGTCTTTATGAAGTTCCCGTCCATGGCCAGGCCGAGTTTTTCCAGCCCAAATCCAGATATGTTTGGCTTCCTTCCCACGGTCAGCATGACAATGTCTGCGGAGATCGTATTCCCGTTTTCCAGAAGAACGGAGTACTTTTCTCCTTTTGTGACCGACTTCACCTTTGTGCCTGTGAATACAGTCATCCCGAGTTCCCTGATTTTCCTTTCCACGGGTTTTACAAGATCAGGGTCAACACCCGGCAGGATTGTCGGCATCATTTCAATGACAGTTACCTTTGATCCCAGTTTTGCCATGGCAGTACCGAGCTCGATGCCTATATATCCACCGCCAATTACAACCAGCGTTTCCGGAATGGACTTAAGGTCGAGCATCTCCCTGTTGTAAAGGACGCCCTGGAAGCTATCGAATTTGACTGGAGACGATCCTGTTGCTATGATAAGATTCTCTGCTTCGTATGTCTTATCGTTGACCGCAACGTGATGCCCGTCGATTATCATGCCTGCTCCCTTCACTATCTCAACAGAATAGCCCCTGCAGAGCGTTTCGACTCCACCGGTCAGCCTGTTTATCATACCCCATTTCCATTCCTGCCACTGGTCCATATCCATTTTCAGGTCCATCTGAACCCCTTTCATTCTCTTCAGGTAGTCAATGGAACTGGCGAGCTCGATTATGGCCTTTGAAGGTATGCACCCGTAGTTGAGGCATTCTCCCCCTATCCTGTCCTTCTCGATGAGGACAACCTTCTTCCCCTTCTGGCCAAGCCTTATTGCTGCTGCATAGCCACCTGGGCCAGCCCCTATAATTATTGCATCATACTTCATGTTACCACCAGTTACTGTGCCAGGAAGACAATGGGGTTCTCCAGGTACCCCTTAATATCGGTTATGAACCTGGCAGCTTCGGCGCCATCAATGAGCCTGTGATCGCAGGAGAGGGAGATGAACATCTTCCTGGTTTCTTTTCCGCTTCCGTCCACCGACGAGATAATGCGATGGACACCGAGTATTGCCACCTCCGGATAATTTATGATTGGAGTGGACATTATTCCTCCGATAGTTCCAACGTTTGTCACAGTAAATGTTGACCCCTGCACTTCCTTCAGCTTCAACTGTCCCTTCCTCGCCCTGTCAGCCAGGTCGGCTATTTCTGCAGAAACTTCAACAAGGCTCTTCCTGTCTGCATCGCTTACGACGGCAACCGTCAGCCCGTCCGGTGTGTCTATTGCGATACCGATGTTGTACTGCTTTCGTATTGTGTAGTTTTTCCTGTCCTCATTATATACTGCATTCAGGTACGGATGCTTCTTCAATGCCACGACGGATGCCTTGACAAAAAATGGCGTAAATGACACGGAAATGCCTTTCTCTCTCAGCTTTTCCCTTGACTCTATCATTGACGATACGTCTATTTCCTCCATCACCGTGAAGTGTGGCATGGTCTGCTTTGATTTTGTCATCTTGTCGAATATCAGCCTGCGCAGTCCCCTCATCTCAATGAGCTCATCCGCCGAAGAAACCTGTTTTTCCTGTGCCCGCACGGTTTGAGGCACAGGGACGGATTGCGGCTTTTCGACCGGTCTTTCAAGATCTTCGAGAGTGATTCTTCCCCCCGGCCCGGTACCTTTTACCTGTGCAAGATTTATCCCCTTTTCCCGGGAAATGCGTCTCACAGCCGGTGAAGCAGTCACTGCCCCCGATGGTGCCTGTTGTTGTACTGCAGGCTCGTTGTGCACTGCCGGTGTCTCGCGTTTTTCGTTAGCCGGTGCAGGTGCTGAGGAACCGTCATCTATCTGCAGAAGGACTGTCCCGACCTGCACAACCTGTCCCTCGGGAAACATGATTTTTGAGACCCTGCCCTCGACAGGGGATGGTATCTTGACCGTGACCTTGTCGGTCATTATCTCCACCATGTCCTGGTCTTTCTTTACAGTGTCACCCTCAACGACATGCCACTTTACTATCTCGCCTTCTGTTACTCCTTCTCCAATGTCCGGAAGCTTGAATCCATACATATGATCACCTGAATTCCATTACCCTGTTCACAGCCTTCATGATCCGCGTTTCGTTTGGCATATAGTAGTCCTCAAGCCTGTATGGGAACGGTATATCCGGACCCGTAACCCTCAGTATTGGCGCATAGAGATATTCTATTGCCCGCTCTGAAATCAGCGCAGAAATTTCAGCTCCCATCCCAAGTGTTCTCGGTGCTTCGTGCACGATTACCACCCGGCCTGTTTTCTTTACCGAAGAGATTATGGCGTTGACGTCCATGGGAAGGAGCGTCCTCAGGTCGATCACATCGGCGTTTACGCTGTTCTTTTTCATGGTGTTCAGAACGGTCGGAACCATTGACCCGTAGGTGACTACGGTGATGTCGTCTCCTTCCATTGGTTTTGCAGCCTCGCCTATCCTGACCCTGAAGTCCTCATCCGGAACCTCTACTTTTGCTGCCCTGTATAGCCTCTTTGGTTCCAGGAATATCACGGGATCCGGGCTTTCCACGGATGAGAGCAGCAAGCCCTTTGCATCGTATGGGTTGGACGGCGTTACGACAACCAGTCCTGCAGTATGGGCAAAGTATGCCTCGCCGCTCTGTGAATGGTACAGTCCTCCCTTTATTCCTCCTCCGTATGGAGTCCTGAGTACCATGGGAAGGGTAAAGCCTCCGCCCGATCTGTATCTCATCTTGGCCATCTGGTTTATTATCTGGTCAAATGCGGTATAAATGAAATCCTGGAATTGAATTTCCGGAATCGCTTTTACACCCATCAGCGACATGCCAACGGACATGCCGACAATGCCAAGTTCCACGAGGGGAGTGTCTATTACCCTTTCCTCGCCGTACTTGCCCTGCAGACCCTCGGTAACCCTGAATACCCCTCCATCCTTACCGATGTCTTCTCCAAGGAGAATCACGCTTGAGTCCTTTGACATTACGTGATCCAGTGTAGAATTTAGAGCCTGTACCATATTCATAGTGCTCAAAGGATATCATCCTCCTCTTCCTTTATTATCCAGTTCTTTTCCGCATAAACATCGTCAAACATGGTCTTTGGTTCTGGAGGCGGTATTTTCTCCTGGAT is a window from the Thermoplasmatales archaeon genome containing:
- a CDS encoding L-Ala-D/L-Glu epimerase yields the protein MNGRLSYRILRMPLIFPFETSFGRQTERVPIIFRLEKDGITSYSECVTDVDPFYSYESNSTVMSIIKGYLGKMVASAGDHDEFTRSASLIKGHNMAKAALEMLLWDHEARKAGKSLHSMLGHGKGYAEVGVSIGMESIKSLIARVDDSVRMGYRRIKVKIKRGREIEILSAVRDAFPDIVLTADANSDYSIKDMDTLRKIDRYNLKYIEQPFDHDDLIYHGRLAKEISTPICLDESITSPEKALKALEIGACSVINIKPGRVSGLGNSMKIAEICREFKAHVWVGGMLETGIGRSYNVSLASSSLIDYPGDTSPNSRYFHRDIVANPFTMKDGRISPSSEPGAGYIVDEKAMNEYTVESGVIYEW
- a CDS encoding hypothetical protein (putative conserved protein), whose product is MRIEEIKDPDEIREIVPIIKSAWGFTELDSLVKDIVVAMKFHGGVVIGAYDGDRLVGMNFGFPGRRNNYDYLYSHMTGVLEDQKYSGIGYRMKMYQKEWARSHGYDMIAWTYDPLMSLNANFNIHKLGAFSRTFLTNFYGEMGDRINAGIRTDRFVAELWLELERPIVKGEAEIALDMDGVVSKRITEIAAHSGRAIVHVPENFNEVKKMDSAEAAMWREASKKVFESLFNAGFVALDFHRGENPHYTLARGDFLPEKMRKNVFK
- a CDS encoding alkylhydroperoxidase AhpD family core domain protein; protein product: MAEQELDRNELPELKPRMIPSAELMPEVVQHIQGLYTAAFRGGVPPGTITLMHLRISQINGCSFCVASGSREALDRKETPERVYSVAAWREAPYYTNAERAALALAEAVTRIADRPDPVSDEVWNEARKYYDEKGMSALLIAIAITNVFNRFNVPLKTVAGTMPASDQ
- a CDS encoding Helix-turn-helix domain protein; amino-acid sequence: MDVFTALSDPTRRAVMDILSQKPLTAGEIGSHFSNLTQPGMSKHLGVLKKARLVKVTVKAQQRVYSLNREGFMELEEWISKYRVFWKANLDSLGEFLDSHGSED
- a CDS encoding hypothetical protein (Activator of Hsp90 ATPase homolog 1-like protein), producing the protein MTSEIRPGDLGKITFVDEQASIEFQRFYAHAPEKVWAAITDNSRLVSWFITKVRIEPGFGGLVESWFGFPPHHVIGKIKVWDPPHLLEHEWNIEPSQALPDGEFSIMRWELERVDGGTILTLKHRNLTRQTVSGIRRGLDPAPAEHLILDRLEAYLSSNPASNTPARMSELMAEYHKMRHKL
- a CDS encoding putative 3-hydroxyphenylpropionic transporter MhpT, which produces MANSSLRRLVPPFIQIMILQLLANFTNNSYAPLSIFIKGTFNINSVELGLITSSVFLGSLLAANIGGIMVDRLGSMTALKICFFLLSLGSLVAFTAQTYFVVVIGYIVIGFGYGIVTPATNSAIINEYYPKHAVPMGVKQAGVPIGAALSAIVLPLIAIRFSLRDAFLAMMALAFVIAMIIRKSGIMPRQERARSQFNRTFFNALRNHNLVMISIVAIFLSLGQQSIFTYFVVFLKFRGYEVFFAELMLAVMLAGAVAGRVAWPILSQYVFHLNQRALLLVIVVLSGIMLILVPIEASEWYLTSIGSFFLGFTAVAWNSTYVTIISEEAPRENVGVYSGAALSIMYIGVIVGTPLYGYIIDTVTYTTMWRTAGSLLLAVSLLLLLYELKSRRDARKKSSP
- a CDS encoding ATP:cob(I)alamin adenosyltransferase encodes the protein MFTRRGDTGETDTPLKKRVGKASPLVEFEGTLDEAISFIGNALVLTRWDDVRQDLGAAQEDLYALGEDVSAEGNARTIKPERVDWLELRTREYKAEIGKVRLFVIPGGSVEATSMHMARTVTRRLERLAVYLSTEMKINRFVMIYLNRLSSLLFMTALLSNRRLGIEERIWDIRRES
- a CDS encoding lipoate-protein ligase B produces the protein MENLSTSNLHTDLGRISYADCLDLQMKLVSLRKAGKVGNVLLFLEHYPPVYTIGRKADPKNFNGVEVVKTDRGGDVTYHSPGQLVSYIIFNTEKDGKRDVRKFVHSVEGVIMDTLRFFGYESYVGEEPGIWIRNPDRKVASIGMAIDGNISYHGFALNLTREPIEGFTAVNPCGLDPAVMGYVPLERSAVIREIVRNFADRFGPFNELSRRELMEAATTLS
- the lpdA_1 gene encoding Dihydrolipoyl dehydrogenase, yielding MKYDAIIIGAGPGGYAAAIRLGQKGKKVVLIEKDRIGGECLNYGCIPSKAIIELASSIDYLKRMKGVQMDLKMDMDQWQEWKWGMINRLTGGVETLCRGYSVEIVKGAGMIIDGHHVAVNDKTYEAENLIIATGSSPVKFDSFQGVLYNREMLDLKSIPETLVVIGGGYIGIELGTAMAKLGSKVTVIEMMPTILPGVDPDLVKPVERKIRELGMTVFTGTKVKSVTKGEKYSVLLENGNTISADIVMLTVGRKPNISGFGLEKLGLAMDGNFIKTDTRKRTSNPNVYAIGDVSGQPMLAHKAYYDADIASDNICGIDSEVDYLAMPYVIYSDPEIAYTGSKSKAETYFPVAANGRALSMNATIGGFRIYHDGNGNVKGAGIVAPHASEMISEISLAVESGLNAMDIGLTIHPHPTVSEGVKESAEAAYGKPLHFKPAH
- a CDS encoding branched-chain alpha-keto acid dehydrogenase subunit E2, encoding MYGFKLPDIGEGVTEGEIVKWHVVEGDTVKKDQDMVEIMTDKVTVKIPSPVEGRVSKIMFPEGQVVQVGTVLLQIDDGSSAPAPANEKRETPAVHNEPAVQQQAPSGAVTASPAVRRISREKGINLAQVKGTGPGGRITLEDLERPVEKPQSVPVPQTVRAQEKQVSSADELIEMRGLRRLIFDKMTKSKQTMPHFTVMEEIDVSSMIESREKLREKGISVSFTPFFVKASVVALKKHPYLNAVYNEDRKNYTIRKQYNIGIAIDTPDGLTVAVVSDADRKSLVEVSAEIADLADRARKGQLKLKEVQGSTFTVTNVGTIGGIMSTPIINYPEVAILGVHRIISSVDGSGKETRKMFISLSCDHRLIDGAEAARFITDIKGYLENPIVFLAQ
- a CDS encoding pyruvate dehydrogenase subunit beta, encoding MNMVQALNSTLDHVMSKDSSVILLGEDIGKDGGVFRVTEGLQGKYGEERVIDTPLVELGIVGMSVGMSLMGVKAIPEIQFQDFIYTAFDQIINQMAKMRYRSGGGFTLPMVLRTPYGGGIKGGLYHSQSGEAYFAHTAGLVVVTPSNPYDAKGLLLSSVESPDPVIFLEPKRLYRAAKVEVPDEDFRVRIGEAAKPMEGDDITVVTYGSMVPTVLNTMKKNSVNADVIDLRTLLPMDVNAIISSVKKTGRVVIVHEAPRTLGMGAEISALISERAIEYLYAPILRVTGPDIPFPYRLEDYYMPNETRIMKAVNRVMEFR